In the genome of Hyphomicrobium sp. ghe19, the window CAGGGAGTCTGAGGCGCTATCCACAGTATCAGCCATCCCCTCTGGGTACGACCTTCAGCTTCAGTTCCACCTCCACATCGGGATCGACGATCCGAAGCAGACGAACCAATCGCTCAAGCGAGAATCGATCGAATTTTCCATGACGAATGCGAGAAATTTCCGTCTGGCAAATCCCCGTTGCTGCCTCGAGCGCAACGGCCGTTCCCCACTTGGTCTTGACCGATTCCACAATTTGCGCTGCGACCACCTTTCTCGCGTCATCGAGGCGCGAGTTCCACTTTTCATCGATGTTTGCCTCGAACAATGTTCGTTCCTTAGGTTCGAATGCGGATCGTCGTGCGTTAAAGCGAGCCGCTGAAATTTGTGCCTTGTTCATCATCAGTCATCGGCCTGCGATAGGATGTGTTTGGCGACCCGACGCTGAGGCGCCGCAGGCACCTCAGCGTCCAGCCTCCGCTTATCCCTTCCCGTATTGAGAGTTCGAGCCGCAGCCTTTTGCGCCGGTCGTACAGTCTTTCCGAGTATCGGCGTCGGATCCGGAACGGTGAGGTGTGTCGGTGTTCGGCGGCCAATTCTGTGGAAGGCGATCCGCCTTGTGGCAGTACGTTCGCGTAAATATATTGTGACAATGCCGATACGGGTGCGCGTCGGCGACAACAAGCTCGCCATACGAACGTGTCGTGTCGCTCGTTACTGCACTCTCCGCGGCGAACGAAAAGGCACTGCCGATTGAGATAAAGACTGCTGCGACGGCTCCTATCAGGAGTGCGGCGGGCGGGATTGGCTTCGTCGTATACATCTGACGATGTCCTCGATTTGAGATGGTTCACTCAATCGGCGTGAAGCGCGTGAGGCGCACAATTCAATCGCCGAGCGAAATTCGGTGAGCGGCGGGTTTCAGGCGCAGAATCGCGAAGCTTCGTGCGAGACGAGCCTTTTGCTGCTCCTCGTGCTGACGTCTAATTCAGCAACACCACAGTCCTGAGGGTATCCAGGCGTGGATCGGGCTTCCTCAGATGGACAACCACGAGGCGCGATGTGAGGTGTGCCAGCCACTGCGTGCTGGCTCTGAGATCGATATGGAAATCTCGTCCGAGAACTGGCTCTACGCTTGGCCGGGGTACGCAGCGCGGTTTCGATTTGGCGACCAGCGGAAGCAGCAGCTTATCTTCACAGTCCGAACCGCTGACATGAGGCGTGTGCCGAACGTCTTCCGGCGCGATACTGTGTTTCGCATCCGGTCCGGCATGGGTGAGTACTTTCGCGTGCGCAATTTCGATGGCTCGATGGCCGTTCTGTCCCGCGCAATAACGAAGCGGCGCCGCGATGACCACGGCCGGCAAAATCAGAGCCAGCAGGAAGGCCGAAATGTATCGGGTCAGCACTCCCCCCGCCCTTGCCCGTGATGAATTATGCCTTTTGCATCTCATGTGGATGCCGCTCCCGAAGAAGCCGCGAACGTTTGCGCCCGGTTGTCGCGTTCATCCTTCGCTGTCGATGTATTTCCAAACCTGGCGCAAAGCGCCGGTAGAATGAGCAACGTAAGGATGGTCGCGCTCGCGAGGCCGCCGATAACCACGGTTGCGAGCGGCTTTTGAACTTCCGCACCGGTGCCCGTGGAAAGCGCCATGGGCACAAAACCGAGGGAAGCAACGAGCGCCGTCATGACAACAGGCCGGAGCCGTGTCACCGCGCCGTCGAAAATCGCCTTGCGGCGTTCAACCCCCTGCTCGACGAGCTGATTTATGCTCGTCATCATCACGAGCCCGTTGAGGACCGCGACACCGGAAAGTGCGATAAAGCCAACAGCCGCCGACACCGAGAACGGCATGTCGCGCAACCACAAGGCTATGATGCCGCCAGTCAGGGCAAGCGGCACGGCGGAAAACACCAACAGCGCATCTCGCGCAGATCCGAGCGCCGAATACAACAGCAAGAAGATCAAGAAGAAGCACGCCGGCACGACGAGCATCATTCGCTTCTGTGCGGCGGCCAGGTTCTCGAACTGACCTCCCCAGGAAATATAGTGCCCCGGCGGAAGTTTGATTTCGTTCGCAACCTTCCCTTGTGCGTCCGCTACGACTGAAGCGATGTCGCGACCGCGAATGTTGGCCGTCACGACGACGCGCCTTTTTCCGTTCTCGCGGCTGATCTGGTTGGGACCTTCCGTGAAGGCGAAGCTCGCCACCTGTTCGAGAAGTACGGAGGATGTCTTGCCAGAGCTGTCGGGCGGCAGCGACACCGGCAAATGCTTCAGCTTCTCCAAATCCTCGCGCATGCCGTCGGGCAAGCGGACGATTATCGGATACCGGCGGTCACCTTCGAAGACGACACCGGCTTCGCGACCGCCGATTGCAGCGCCAATCACGTCTTGCACAGCCATGACACTCAGGCCGAGCCGCGCGATTTCTTCCTGATTGATCTCGATTGCGAGGAACGGCAGGCCCGACACCTGCTCTACGCTGATATCCGTCGCGCCCTCGGTGTTTCGCAAGATGGACGCCACCTGATTGGCGGTTCGGAGCATCGGCTCGAACTCTTCGCCGAAGACCTTTACGGCCAGGTCGCCTCGCGCGCCGGCCAAAAGCTCGTTAAACCGCATCTGGATGGGTTGCGAGAATACGAGATTGTTTCCGGGCTGCTTTTCGATCGCCGCAAGGATCTTTGCAACGAGCGCATCTTTGCCGAGCGCCGGATCCGGCCACTCCTTCGCCGGTTTCAGGATGATGAAGGTGTCGGAAACGTTCGGCGGCATGGGATCGGACGCGACTTCCGCCGTGCCCGTCTTCGAATAAACGAATGCGACCTCGTCGACCTTGCTGACGACCTTCTCCAGCTCGAGTTGCATCTGTTGAGACTGCGAAAGCGATGTACTCGGGATGCGGATCGCGTGCATCGCCAAGTTCCGTTCGTCGAGGGTCGGGATGAATTCCTGTCCCAGCTTCGCAAACAGCGAACCGGCAAATACCAGAAGTCCCAATGCACCTACGACAAAGAAGAGAGGTTTCGCCATAGCTCTGCGCAGCAATGGCTCGTAAATACGTTTGAGGATACGAACGAAAATGTTTTCCTTTTCCTCGACGCGTTTCGATAGCGCAATGGCGATTGCTGCCGGAACGAAGGTCATCGAAAGTGCAAACGCTGCGACGAGCGCGATGATGACCGTCAGAGCCATCGGCTCGAACATCTTGCCTTCGATGCCGGTGAACGTGAGTAACGGCACATAGACGAGGATTATGATCGCCTGCCCGTAAACGGATGGCTTGATCATTTCCTCGGCGGAGCGAATGACCGCTTGCAGGCGCTCTTCGAGCGCGAGTTTGCGGCCGAGATCGCGCTGATGCTCGGCTATTCTGCGCAGCGTATTCTCGGCAATAATGACCGCCCCATCGACGATCAGACCGAAATCGAGCGCTCCGAGGCTCATCAGATTGGCGCTGATCTTAGTTTGCACCATCCCCGTTATTGTCAGGAGCATCGCCAGCGGGATGACCAAGGCGGTGATCAGGGCGGCGCGGAAATTGCCGAGCATCAAGAAAAGGACGACGATGACGAGGAGCGCGCCTTCGGCGAGATTCTTACTCACCGTCGCGACCGTGGCGTCGACCAACAGCGTCCGGTTGAGAACGGTTTGTACCTCGACGCCAGGAGGAAGGCTTTGACGAATGTCTTGCATCCTGGCGTCTACGGCGGCTGCGACCGTGCGGCTGTTCCCGCCGATCAGCATGAGCGCGGTTCCCACGACCACTTCCTGGCCGTTTTCGCTGGCGCTGCCGGTCCTGATCTCGCGACCGATTCCGGCGGTTGCCACGTCCTTTATGCGAATTGCGACGCCACCACGGGTCGCGATGACCACGTTGGCTATCTGCTCGGGCGTCGTCAGGCGTCCCGTGCTGAGAACCGCGAAACCTTCACCGTTTCTCTCGACATAGCCAGCGCCTCGATTGACATTGTTTTGTTCGAGCGCCTGCGCGATATCAGCGAATGAAAGGTTCAGGGCGGTAAGGCGTGCGGGATCGGGCTCTACGACGTACTGCTTCTCATAGCCCCCAATGACATCGATGCCTGCAATGCCCGGCACCGTGATCATCTGCGGGCGAATGATCCAATCCTGCACTGTCCTCAAATAAGCGGCACGCTCAACGTCGGTCGTAAGCCGCTGGCCCTCGGGGGTCAGATAGCTGCCGTCGCTTTGCGGACCCGGCCTGCCATCGTCGACACGCGCGGACCCCGCCGGGGCGTATCGCACGGTCCACATGTAGATCTCGCCAAGTCCCGTCGAGATGGGTCCGAGCTTGGGTGTTATGCCGTCAGGAAAATTCTTTTCCGCTTCTCTCAGGCGTTCCCCAACCTGCTGCCGCGCGAAATAGATATCCGTTCTCTCCGAAAATACGGCAGTGACCTGCGAGAACCCGTTTCGCGACAGCGACCGCGTGTATTCCAGTCCGGAAATGCCAGCGAGCGCGGTCTCGATGGAGAAGGCTATCTGCTTCTCGATATCGACCGGTGAGAGCGACGGCGCGATCGTATTGATTTGAACCTGGTTGTTTGTGATATCGGGAACGGCGTCGATAGGCAGCTTATCAAGCGAATAGATGCCGTAAGTCGCAGCCGCGAGCGTCAGCATCACGACCAGCCAACGCTGATGAACCGAAAAGGAGAGCAGTCGAGCGATCATTTCATGATCCTATTCAATGGTCGTGCGCTGCTTCGGACTTCCCGAGCTCGGCCTTGAGCAAGAAAGTGTTCGCCACAGCGATGAGTTCGCCGGCTTTCAAACCGGACAGCACCTCAACCGCCTTTCCGTCGTCGTCGCCGATCGTAATTTCGCGGGCTTCGAACCCTTCGGGCGTTCGAACGAACACGCGCGTGCGGCCTTCGATCGTCTGTAGTGCCGCTTTTGGGATCACCAGCTCGGCTTTCGTTTCGGAGACGGCGATATCGGCGGTTACGAACGAGCCGGGACGCCAAGCGCCGTCGCGATTGTCGACCGACGCGATGACGCGTGCCGAACGCGTATCCTGATTGAGCACGGGACTCGTGAAGACGATGGTGCCATCCGACTTGCCCGTACCCTCGATGGCGAGCTGCTGACCCTCTCTGATCGAAGGCAGATCCTGAGGCGATACCGTCAATTCCACCCAGACCTTCGAGAGGTCAGCGAGGGCATAGAGTTCGTGAGCCTGGCCTTCCGCACCCATCGGCGTGCCGATATCGACGAGCTGCTCGACGATGCGGCCGCTAATGGGGGCTTTGATCTCGTAGCGCTCGAGACCGGCTGTCTCCTGGCCGGCGTCGGCCAGCTTCGCGATCGACTCGTCGCCGACGCCCAGCGCGGAAAGTTTTTGCTTCGCGACGTCGCGGCGGACCTGTGTTTCTCGAAAGGTCGCATCGGCGCGAAGAACGCGCTGTTCAGACGAAACCTGCTTCTCCCAAAGCGTTTTTTCGCGTTGGTAGAGTGTCTCCTGCAGTCTGAAATTTACGATCGCCGCGATGTATTCGCTTTTCGCATCGGCGACCTCGCGGCTGTCGAGGATCGCAATGACCTCGCCTGCTTGCACGAAATCACCAAGGCCTTTTCTGAGTTCGGCAACCGTGCCGACGACCTTGGACGGCACGCGGCCCACACGGTTGCGGTCGGGAATGATGGTTCCCGGAACGCGCAGGCGCGCGCGAAGAACGCCGGATTCGGCCGGTTGAACAGAAATCTTGGATTGCGCGATTTGTTCGGCGGCGATTGCGAGCTTTTCACTTCCTTTCTCATGGCCGCTCTCGTGTCCGCTCCCATGGTCGTTCTCTGGGCCGCCCACTGGCTCACCACCATGCTCGTGCGCTGACGAGTGGTCATGCCCGTGGTCATCCTCTTTCGCCGCATGCGCGGATTGAGCTTGTGTTTCCAATCCGATGACATTCTTCAAACCGAGCTGAGAACCGCCCTTATGAGAAAAGAACACACCGACGACGAACATGCCGACGAGAATACCGCCGGCGACGAGACCAAGTCGCTTCATACGTGACAATCCATGCCGAACGCCGCGCTGATTTCAGAGCGCACGCCCAAGCTTCAATTTTTTCAGAGGATGGAGGATCTGCCCGCGCGATCACGCAGGCCGAAGCGCTTACGCGCTGATGCCAAACCGGGGCGGCTTTTGAAGGGGATCCGGCTCGCAGGACGCCCCAAGCGTATCGAAGTAAGCCGCATAGCTGACGCGCGTGCCGGCAAAATAAGCCGGCTTATGGCAAGACCGCGTCGGCAATGCTTGGAGGAGACACGGGCAACTACAAGGGTGATCCTCTATCCCACCAAGTGGTGAGGTGTTGGTGTCGGAGCTATTCTGTGCCCGGACATCAACGGACTTTACCGCGTTCTCTGCGATGTGGGATTTCTGACCGTCGCAGTGAGTTGTCGCGTGCGACGCCGAAATCGGAACGCCAGCAAACAAGATCAACGCGGCCAAAAGCGCTTTCACGAACTGACCCACGCGGGACCGCACGCCGACACGCGGACGGGCATGGCGCACGCCGCGTGAGAGCCGATGGATGTCCTGTGTCGAACCGTTCATTGCCCCGAAACTGGTTTCTGATGGTGGCGAAGTCAAGTCGAACGCAAAAGAGCAATAGCAGAAAGCAGGCTCGCGCTTCATTTGACGCGGGTCCTGTTTACTTCAGGCCACTATTGGCTCGGCGACATTGACGACTGACGTCAACTACATGACGTCGGTTGCCAATTTTATTGACGGTGACGGACAACCATCGCTACCGGCCCGCATTGGAGACTAACGAAGGCCTAATCGCTCCGCTTGCCAGCGGTACGCGCGAGTTCGCTCTCGAGCTCTTCGACGCGCTGACGGAGCTGCTGCACCACAGCCGCTGCCTCCTCTATCGGTATGAGCTGAGGGATGTGCTGCGGGCAGTTGCGGTCCCAAGCCTCAATCGTGAACAGAATTACCCTTTCAGCAATCGCATTCCCCTCAGCTGGGCGCAGTTGGGCCAGCAAGGCATCATCATTTTCAATGATCCGCGCACTTCCCCAGATCTTCACCCTCCGACGGCGTGCGTAGTCCATGACGAAGATGAAAGCGCGTGGATTCTCCGCAAGGTTCCCGGCTGTAATATATTGGCGGTTGCCGGAGAAGTCCGCGAACCCCAGCGTTCGGTCATCGATGACTTTCAAAAATCCTGGCGGTCCGCCGCGATGCTGGATGTAGGGCTGGCCGGCTGCGCTTGCGGTCCCGAGGTAGAATGAGCGCGCGGTTGCGAGAAACGCAGCGAGATCAGGCGTGACTTTGCTTGGCCAGCCGCGGCCTCTCTCCACCGCCTCGTATTGTTCGCGCGAGCCTCGCTTCAGCTGCTCGGCCTTCACTGCCGGAGTAAACGCAATATCGGACGCGTGGCTGTTCATCCTCACACCCATTCAAATTCGCGCAGAAATTAGATGGCAGGCATTCCTATAAAACCAGGCAGTGCCTTTATGCGGTCGATCCAACCGCGGATCGCGGGGAAGTCGCCGAGCGGCAAGCCTCCCTCGTGGCCCAAGGCGACGTAAGGCATGCAGGCGATATCGGCGACAGTTGGCCGACTGAGTGCCAACCACTGCTCGTTCGACAAGTGCGCTTCCAACAGGGCCAGGACTCGATACGCCTTCTTGCGAGCGAGGCCGACGTCCAGATCGTAGCCGAATTTATCGTGAAGGCGCGCGTCGTTCGGGCCGCGCGCGATTTCGTTCTCGGCGGTCATCAGCCACTGACAAACGCGTGCAAGTCCAGCGGGATCGATCGGCAGCCAGCTCTCTCCGCCCCACTTGCGTGCGAGGTAGACGAGAATGGCCTGGCTGTCGCGCAACACCACGTCTCCATCCTGGAAGATCGGAATCTCGCCGAACGGATTAAGCGAGAGCAATGGTGGTTTCTTGTGCTCGCCGGCAAGGAAATCAACCGGCACAATCTGCAGCGGAACGCCGAGCAGGCTGGCGAGCAGGCGCACTTTGTAGCAGTTGCCCGAAAGCTCGAGGTCATAAAGCTTCGTCGTCATCGCGCAAAATCCTCCCGCCGGAAATTACTGAGCCAGCCAGCACAGATTCCCGCATCCGGGCTATTTCTGCTAGTGGGTAAGTTCAGTAAGGATGTTTCCATTTTTCGGAAGACTATCATGGATCGACTACGTGCCATGGCCGCGTTCGTCGCGGTGACGGAAGCCGGCAGTCTGTCGGCTGCGGCGCGATCGCTCGGCGAACCGCTCACAAACCTCAGCCGAATGATCTCTCAGCTCGAAGCGCACCTCGGGTGCACTTTGCTTCACCGGTCGACGCGGCAGATGGTGCTGACGCCAGCCGGCAGCGAATACCTGGATACCTGCCGCGCTATTCTCGACACGGTCGCAATGGCGGAGAGACGCATCGCCGGCCAGGCGGATGAGCTATCGGGCGATCTCGCCTTGACGGCGCCCGTACTCTTCGGACGCATGTATGTGGTGCCGCTGCTCGCGCAGTTCTTGGCTGAGTATCCGCGCATCAATGCACGCCTGTTGCTGGTCGATCGCGTGGTCAACCTTCTCGATGAGGGAATTGATATTGCGCTTCGCATCGGCGAGTTGCCGGACTCCGCCCTTCTTGCGACCCGCGTGGGTTCGTTGCGCCTCGTGACCTGCGCGGCCCCGGCCTATTTGGAGCGTTGCGGCATGCCCTCGGCACCCCCGGCTCTCACCCAGCACGATTGCGTAACGTTCGCCAATCTTCCTGGCGGTACGCGCTGGATTTTCAGGAGCCGCCGCAATGGCCGCAAAGCCGTGCGTGTGCGTTCCCGCTTGTCCGTCAATACTGCCGACGCAGCCGTTGCAGCGGCGACCGCGGGTATCGGCATTACGCGCGTTCTCTCCTATCAGGCAGAGGACGCATTGCACGAGAAGCGTTTGCTGCCGATCCTGGACCGTTTCGAGGACACCGAAATCCCAGTGCAGCTCGTTTATAGCCCGACGTCCTCAAGCAACGCTCGCGTGCGGTCATTCGTGACGTTTGCAGCCGGGAAGCTGCGGCTATTGCCGCACGCCTCATTGCGTAAGACGCAAGGACGTCTGGTCCGCTAGCGGCTGCGCGGGCGCAGCATCAAGAAGCGCCCGCTTCGTCCATCACACTTCACCTCACACCTACTCGCCCGCGTGACTTATCGATTGGGCTTTCTTCATTTGATCCATGATCTGACTGAGATTGTAGGATTCTGGAGCCTGCAATGGCGGGTACTTGATGTAGCTCTGTAGATGTTCCGCCCAAAGCTGCTGACCGATGGGCAGCATGTTCCAGTCATATTGGAAGGCGGTAACGGGTCCAGCCAGCGCACCGCCCAGGCTCATGGCCGTTTTCTGGTCGACGCCGACTGCCTGCTCGAACGGATCGCGTTTGATGTTCTGGACCAAGGTAAAGTGGAATGGGATTAACGGCATGATCCAACCCGCCGGGCCTGGCTGAGACATCGTGTAATACATCTTCCAATTCTTGTAGCGCACCGCCGACGGCGTCGCGCCGGAGAAGTAGAAGAAGTAGTCACGTGCCGACTTATCCGAGGAACCTTCGAGATAGGCGCGCTGATCGAAACCATCGAGCGTCGTCTTGACGATGCCCGGATATGCACCCGCTTCGATCTTCGTCTTTAGCTCATCGCCCTTTGGACCGCCGGCGATGTCAACGAATGTCGGCACCCAATCGAGAGCCGCGAAAAGCTGGTTCTTGATCGTCCCGGGCTTGATATGGCCCGGCCAGCGGACGACCATCGGCGCGCGGTAGCCGCCTTCCCACGCCTCACCTTTCTGCCCCTTGAACGGGGTGACGCCGCCGTCCGGGAAGCTGATCGCCTCAGCACCGTTGTCGGTCGTGAAGACGACGATGGTGTTGTCCAGCTGGCCCATGTCCTCCAGCTTCTTCAAAACGACACCGATGTTGTCGTCCATCTGCTTCATGCCGGCTTCGTTGACGCCCCAATCCTTGCCACCGGGCTCTCCAACCATGGCCATGTACTTGTCCGACAGCACCGTCGTGACGTGCATGCGTGCCGGGTTGTACCAAACGAAGAATGGCTTGTTGGTCTTCTTCGGGTCGTTGCGATCGAGGAAATCGACGACCTTGGCGGAGATCTCTTCGTCCACCGTCTTTGAACGTTCCAGCGTAAGCGGACCCTCGTCCTTGCACGTCTGGTTAGCTTCCGTGCCATCGGATGAGTGGCACCAAATGACAGGGCGCGGCGGCATCAAGCAAAGCGTGGTTTTCTGATCTACCGCACCCGGAACCTCTGGGAGACCCGGAACCGGCGTGTTCTTGCACGGCGGCGCGACTGCCTGGATCGTGGCTGTCTTGTTGATGTCGGGGAAACTCACGCCTTGCATGGCATCAAGGTGATAGAGATAGCCCCAATATTCCTGGAAGCCATGCGCGGTCGGTAGCGACGCGGTGTGATCACCGAGATGGTTCTTCCCGAACTCTCCCGTTGTATAGCCGAGATCATACAGAAACTTGGCGAGTGCAGGAGTTCCGGGCCGCAAATAAGATGGGCTGCCGGGCAGCTGCGGCGGGATCATGCCTGTTCGCAACGGGTACATGCCTGTGAAGAAGGCATTGCGGCCCGACGTGCAACTCTGCATGGCCACGTAATCCATAAACTTTGCACCCTCGTGGCCGATGCGATCAATATTGGGCGTTTCCCCGACCATCAGTCCTTCATGGTAGATGCTCGGCTGCATCCAGCCGATGTCGTCGCCCATGATGAACATGATATTAGGCTTGCTCTCCTGCGCCGATGCCCGAGAACTGATCACAGACAGCGCACACAGCAGCGCGATAAGGCCAATTCCGATCTTCCGAGAGATTTGCATGTTTGGCGCTCCTTCAACTGAGGACGCAGCGCACCTGCCCGCACACCGAAAGCCGAAGCTGCCCAAGTTCACGACCATCCGCAATCGACGAGGATGTAGATCGTAAATACGTTCTATACAGTGTGCTGACTATCGTATCAGCCGACAGCAATGATGCAGCCAAGCGTGGCAGTACCCTTATGCTCGGACGCAATATGAACCGCTCGGCGTCTTCTATACGGCGGCACAGCTCTGCAAGAGCTTCATGGGTAATCCTGGCTTGCCTCGCATTATCGCTGACTGTGAATTTCTGGCTGGAAACACCACTGTCACATGCCCAAGAAGCGCAGCAGAAAACAACCGGTCCGGTTGCGCATCCCGATTTCGTTGGATCAGACCGATGTGCGCAATGTCATTCAGCAGAGCACAAAGACTGGCTTAGCTCGCATCATGCGGTAGCTATGCAGGAGGCGACGGAGCGGACTGTGCTTGGCCGCTTCGACGGCATTAGCTTCAGCGATGGCAACGTCACGAGCAAATTTTACAAAAGTGACGGCAAGTTTTGGGTCCGGACCGATGGGCCTGACGGGGCGCTCGGCGACTTCGAGATCAGCTACACGTTTGGCGTCTGGCCACTACAGCAGTATCTCATCGAGCTTCCAGGAGGGCGGATTCAGGCGCTCGGCATTGCGTGGGATGCGCGCTCGAAGGAAGACGGCGGCCAGCGCTGGTTTCAGCTCTATCCAGATCGCAAGTTGAAGGCCGGAGATCCGCAGCATTGGACCGGCATCGATCAAAACTGGAATTATCAGTGTGCGTGGTGTCACTCGACAAATATCAAGAAGAACTACGATCAGACGACCCGGAGTTTTCGCACGACCTGGTCCGAGATCAGCGTGGGATGCGAAGCCTGCCACGGTCCTGGCTCAGACCATGTGGCATGGGCGACGGCGTCGAACGGATGGGAGCAATCCGATCAGCGCGACAAGGGCTTCGCGCGAACCTTCGATGAACGCAAAGGCGTAACGTGGCCAATGGATGCGACCGGGCAGGCTCACCGCTCGGTGCCTCGTTCGTCGGCTAATGAGATTCGTGTTTGCGCCGGCTGTCACTCGCGACGTCAACAGTTCTCGGATGATCCGGGAAGTGTTGGCCGCTTGTTTGACGCCTTCCGGCCGTCGCTGCTGGAAGACGGTCTCTATCATGTCGATGGCCAGCAGCGCGATGAAGTCTACAGTTATGGATCGTTTCTTGAGAGTCGCATGCATTCGGCGGGCGTCACCTGCTCCGACTGTCATAATCCTCACACGGGCAAGCTACGCCAAACCGGAAATTCGCTCTGCGGGCAGTGCCATGCCGCTGAACGATTTGACGTCAGTGCGCATCATCACCACGCGACGAATTCAAAGGGTGCTGAGTGTGCTGCCTGCCATATGCCGGCCACGACGTACATGGGCATCGATGGCCGCCCTGATCATTCCATCCGCATTCCTCGCCCTGATCGAACGGTGCTGCTCGGAACGCCCAATGCGTGCAACCAATGCCACACGGACAAAAGCGCCAAATGGGCCATGGATGCCGTCAAGACATGGTATCCTTCGCCGAAGCCGGGATTCCAAGATTTCGCTGAAGCCTTCGATCGCGGCGACTGGGGAGCTCCTGGCGCTCAACTCGGCTTGATCGGAATTGCAAAAGCCGGCACGGAGGCACCTATCGCACGCGCAAGTGCGATTGCCAGGCTTCAACGATTTCCCTCATCTCAGGTGCTGGACTTCGCGGCGAGCTCCTTGAAAATCGATGATCCCCAAATTCGAGCAGCGGCCGTGTCGGTGATTGCCGGCGCTCCCCCCGAGATGCGCCGGTCGCTTTTCGCGCCTTTGCTGAGGGACGAGACCCGCTTGGTTCGCATGGATGCCGCTCGGGCCATTGCCGGCGAAGCGGAACAGAATTTGTCGGCCGATGATCGCGCGTCATTCGAGAAGGCGCTCGCCGAATATATCGATGCCCAATTGTTCAATGCAGAACGTCCAGAGTCGCAAGCCAATCTCGGCACACTTTATCGCGATCGCGGCAAGCTAGGCGAGGCCCGCGCCGCGTTCGCACGGGCGATCGAAATCGATCCGACCTTCGTCCCGGCAGTCATCTCGTTGGCCGAGCTGAAGAGAGGGCAGGACGACGAAAGTGGCGCTGAAGCGGTGTTACGCAAATCGCTCGACGGAAATCCCCGTTCCGGCGGGCTGTGGCACGCCCTCGGCCTCAGTCTCATTCGACAAAAGCGCCTGCCCGAAGCGATCGCCGCCCTTGCGAAGGC includes:
- a CDS encoding arylsulfatase: MQISRKIGIGLIALLCALSVISSRASAQESKPNIMFIMGDDIGWMQPSIYHEGLMVGETPNIDRIGHEGAKFMDYVAMQSCTSGRNAFFTGMYPLRTGMIPPQLPGSPSYLRPGTPALAKFLYDLGYTTGEFGKNHLGDHTASLPTAHGFQEYWGYLYHLDAMQGVSFPDINKTATIQAVAPPCKNTPVPGLPEVPGAVDQKTTLCLMPPRPVIWCHSSDGTEANQTCKDEGPLTLERSKTVDEEISAKVVDFLDRNDPKKTNKPFFVWYNPARMHVTTVLSDKYMAMVGEPGGKDWGVNEAGMKQMDDNIGVVLKKLEDMGQLDNTIVVFTTDNGAEAISFPDGGVTPFKGQKGEAWEGGYRAPMVVRWPGHIKPGTIKNQLFAALDWVPTFVDIAGGPKGDELKTKIEAGAYPGIVKTTLDGFDQRAYLEGSSDKSARDYFFYFSGATPSAVRYKNWKMYYTMSQPGPAGWIMPLIPFHFTLVQNIKRDPFEQAVGVDQKTAMSLGGALAGPVTAFQYDWNMLPIGQQLWAEHLQSYIKYPPLQAPESYNLSQIMDQMKKAQSISHAGE
- a CDS encoding tetratricopeptide repeat protein: MQEATERTVLGRFDGISFSDGNVTSKFYKSDGKFWVRTDGPDGALGDFEISYTFGVWPLQQYLIELPGGRIQALGIAWDARSKEDGGQRWFQLYPDRKLKAGDPQHWTGIDQNWNYQCAWCHSTNIKKNYDQTTRSFRTTWSEISVGCEACHGPGSDHVAWATASNGWEQSDQRDKGFARTFDERKGVTWPMDATGQAHRSVPRSSANEIRVCAGCHSRRQQFSDDPGSVGRLFDAFRPSLLEDGLYHVDGQQRDEVYSYGSFLESRMHSAGVTCSDCHNPHTGKLRQTGNSLCGQCHAAERFDVSAHHHHATNSKGAECAACHMPATTYMGIDGRPDHSIRIPRPDRTVLLGTPNACNQCHTDKSAKWAMDAVKTWYPSPKPGFQDFAEAFDRGDWGAPGAQLGLIGIAKAGTEAPIARASAIARLQRFPSSQVLDFAASSLKIDDPQIRAAAVSVIAGAPPEMRRSLFAPLLRDETRLVRMDAARAIAGEAEQNLSADDRASFEKALAEYIDAQLFNAERPESQANLGTLYRDRGKLGEARAAFARAIEIDPTFVPAVISLAELKRGQDDESGAEAVLRKSLDGNPRSGGLWHALGLSLIRQKRLPEAIAALAKAAELAPEDPRFSYVYGVALHDTGKPREAVEALKSALTRHPYDRDILWGLATYEIEAGDDASALAHTELLNQLEPDRSDVIQLLGELRQRTR